In the Candidatus Bathyarchaeota archaeon genome, CGGACCTACAGCACAGCTACAGCAAGCTTGTGAACTCCACGTTACATATACACCTGAGCCATAAGGATTGTCTGGAGATCATAGCGGTCAAAGGAGAAGTTGACGAGGTACGTAGGCTCTCAGAGAAGCTTAGGACGGTTAAGGGCGTCGAGGTTGTTAAATTCGTAGGCATCTCCCTGACAGACAAGAGATAAACTCTATAAAACCTGGAAATCTCATCTAAAACCTGCAGACACCTTGTAGTATACCACATCACCTCTTCTGTCTACGACGGCTAGAATAAGCTCCTTGTCAGAGCTTATAGCAGCTCTGAGGTCTCTAAGCAGGTCATTGATCCCTAGAGGCTTACCCTCTGAAACCCCTATGACCAAGTATTTAGCAGGCTTCTCACCGTATGTTCCGCGTTCGTAAAGTAGGAAGTCCAATCCAAGCCCATAGCCTCTGCGTACTACGTAGCCCCTATCTCTCAGGTCGCGGTAGATCAGAAACCTAACCCATACGTCAGGGTCTTCCACTATGAGCTTGTCGGCGGCTTCCTTAAGACCTAGTTCTCGTCCTTCGTCGATGAGTCTAAGCTTCTTCTCACTGAGGAGATAAAGCGCCTCTTCACCCGTCAGGATCAGAAGACTACCCTCCCTAACTCCATAGCCTCTCTGGATGAGAAAGCTCCTGTAGGTCCTATCTCTGACGACTACCTTGCCGTCTTCGAGGTAAGCCACACCACTCATAAGTTGAGGTTTTGAACCCATCCAAGCCTCTAACATAGAAAGCCTACAATTAAACATTATCCATCTTTCAGAGAAAAAGCTAGCTAAACGCTTATAGACACCTTGACAGCTAATTCGGTTTATGATGCACGTGGAGAGCTTTTTCACATTTAGGACCATAAAATGGGAAGACGGAGAGGTCGTAACGATAGACCAGAGAGCACTACCTCATGAGCTTAAACTCATCAGGATACGAACCGTAGAGCAGATGGCCGATGCCATAAAGAACATGGCGATAAGGGGAGCTCCAGCCATAGGCTCCGCAGCAGCCTTCGGACTTGCCCTCGCGGCCTACAGGTCAAAGAAAACGACCATCAAAGACCTTATGGACGACTTGATGAAGGCATATCGGGTTTTAGCCTCCACCCGTCCGACGGCGGTAAACCTCTTCTGGGCTTTAGATAGGGTTATCTCAAAAGCACGTGAGGCTGAAACGGTCGAAGAGGCTAGAGAGCTTATACTCGAAGAGGCTTTAGCCATATGGAGGGAGGATTACGACGTTAATAGACGCATAGGCGACTATGGGGCAGATTTGTTAGAGGATGGAGATAGGGTGCTCACGCACTGTAAATGGCTATAGATGCCAGCAGAATGCGGGAGCACTCGCTACAACCGGCTATGGTACAGCCCTCGGGGTCATAAGGTCTGCAATATCTAAGGGACTACAGTTGAAAGTCTACGCTACAGAAACCAGACCTGTTCTTCAAGGCGCAAGATTAACAGCCTTCGAGCTTCTCAGAGATGGAATAGAGTTTAGGCTTATAACAGATAATATGGTTGGTTTCCTCATGTCTAGGGGTCTTGTGGATAAGGTTATCGTAGGAGCCGATAGGATAACGCTTAACGGCGATGTAGCCAATAAGATAGGAACCTACACGATTGCGGTGTTGGCCAAACACCATGATATACCGTTTTACGTCGCGGCTCCGATGTCCACCATAGACCCGAGGCTTAAACGTGGCGAAGACATAGTCATAGAGTTCCGAAGCGAAGACGAGGTTCTCGAGATATGTGGCTGTAGGATTGCTCCTCAGGGAACTAGGGCTTTAAACCCGGCGTTCGACGTGACGCCTTCGAGCCTTGTAACCGCGATAATAACGGAATATGGAGTTTTCAAAATACCCGAGGACCTGGATAAGCTTAGAGAACAGCGGCTTAAAATCTCCAGTCATCCATCCTAGTACGTAACGTTTAATTAAAAAGAGAGGTCGATTAAGATTTCGAAAGAATGGATCTGTTCATACCCAAGGCTGCGTTGTCGCTTATCATCCTAATTCCATCTACGATACTCGACATCAAGACTAGAGAGGTACCGGATAAGTTCTGGGTGGTAGGATCCATCTTCAGCCTCGCTATGACAGCGGTGGAGGTATTGACAGGAGAGCTCTCGGTTTTAAGCCTAGCGGTCTCGATAACCGTAGGCTCGGTTCTGGGTTTAGCACTCTTCTACATGGGCTTCTTCGGAGGAGCCGACTCGAAAGCCCTCATGTTTCTATCCCTGACCATACCCAAGTATCCTAGCTGGTTTAGACAGATGACCGTGTCGACCCCGATACCCGTTTTAACCATATTCGATAACTCGCTTATACTATCGCTATGCTATCCCTTAGCCATTCTAGCCTTGAACTTAGCGGACCTGGCTAGGGGTCGAAACCCGTTTAAGGGATTACAGCTTAAAGACCCTTTATCGACGGCTGTGCTACTCCTTTCGACTAGACGCGTATCGCTTGAGACGCTCAGGAGAAAAGTCGGATATTATCCGGCCGAACGCCCAGTAGAGGTCGACGGTGACATCGTTAGACAGCCCATACACTTCATGAAAGCGGAGGTCGATAAGGAGGAGCTTATGAAAGAGCTGGAACCCTACGCCGCCAAGGGTCTCTACGCTGACGGAGTACTGGCTACGCCGACTATCCCCTTTATAACATTCATAATGATCGGGGTGCTACTCATGCCGGTGGGGGACCTCATTCTAACCCTCGT is a window encoding:
- the endA gene encoding tRNA-intron lyase yields the protein MSGVAYLEDGKVVVRDRTYRSFLIQRGYGVREGSLLILTGEEALYLLSEKKLRLIDEGRELGLKEAADKLIVEDPDVWVRFLIYRDLRDRGYVVRRGYGLGLDFLLYERGTYGEKPAKYLVIGVSEGKPLGINDLLRDLRAAISSDKELILAVVDRRGDVVYYKVSAGFR
- a CDS encoding prepilin peptidase; the protein is MDLFIPKAALSLIILIPSTILDIKTREVPDKFWVVGSIFSLAMTAVEVLTGELSVLSLAVSITVGSVLGLALFYMGFFGGADSKALMFLSLTIPKYPSWFRQMTVSTPIPVLTIFDNSLILSLCYPLAILALNLADLARGRNPFKGLQLKDPLSTAVLLLSTRRVSLETLRRKVGYYPAERPVEVDGDIVRQPIHFMKAEVDKEELMKELEPYAAKGLYADGVLATPTIPFITFIMIGVLLMPVGDLILTLVSILVPR